Proteins encoded in a region of the Pelmatolapia mariae isolate MD_Pm_ZW linkage group LG16_19, Pm_UMD_F_2, whole genome shotgun sequence genome:
- the LOC134645913 gene encoding trace amine-associated receptor 13c-like, with product MEIQNEAQLCFPELLNSSCRRTTLHWSTAVLLYIVLFCISLITAALNLLVIISVSHFRQLHTPTNFLLLSLAVSDFLVGLLLMPLEIVRGMTCWVLGDLMCSVYIFLTGNVTCASIGNIVLISVDRYVAICSPLHYPTRITVARVKLSVCLCWFYAIFYISLYAKDSLIEPGRYNSCYGECVLVVNVVVGIVDLVLSYFVPVSVIIVLYMRVFVVAVSQARAMRSHVTTVALQRSLNQTKKSELKAARTLGILVVVFLLCSCPYYCISFARDNYSSVPSIVFGLFFLNSSLNPLIYAMFYPWFRKTVTLIVTLQILQTGSCEVSIL from the exons ATGGAGATACAAAATGAAGCTCAGCTTTGCTTTCCAGAACTCCTCAACAGTTCCTGCAGGAGGACAACACTTCACTGGTCCACAGCTGTACTGCTGTACATTGTGCTGTTCTGCATTTCTCTTATCACTGCTGCTCTAAACCTTCTGGTCATCATCTCAGTCTCCCACTTCAG GCAGCTTCACACACCCACTAACTTCCTCCTACTCTCTctggctgtttcagactttCTTGTGGGTCTCCTATTGATGCCATTAGAAATTGTTAGAGGCATGACCTGCTGGGTACTTGGTGATCTTATGTGTTCTGTTTATATTTTCCTGACTGGCAATGTTACCTGTGCTTCAATAGGGAACATAGTTCTAATATCAGTTGACCGTTATGTGGCCATTTGTTCCCCTCTGCATTATCCCACCAGAATTACTGTGGCGAGAGTCAAACtaagtgtttgtctgtgttggtTTTATGCCATTTTCTACATCAGTCTTTATGCAAAAGACTCTCTGATTGAACCAGGCAGGTATAATTCTTGCTACGGAGAGTGTGTCCTGGTTGTCAATGTTGTTGTAGGCATTGTTGACCTTGTTTTATCCTATTTTGTTCCAGTTTCTGTCATCATAGTTCTGTACATGAGAGTGTTTGTGGTGGCTGTGTCTCAGGCTCGTGCCATGCGCTCTCATGTTACAACTGTTGCACTTCAGCGTTCATTGAATCAAACTAAGAAATCTGAGTTGAAAGCAGCCAGAACTCTTGGGATTCTTGTAGTTGTGTTTCTACTGTGCTCTTGCCCATACTACTGCATCTCGTTTGCAAGGGATAACTATAGCTCAGTACCATCTATTGTGTTTGGTCTGTTTTTCTTAAACTCCTCTCTAAATCCTCTGATCTATGCAATGTTCTACCCTTGGTTTAGAAAAACTGTGACACTAATTGTCACTCTACAGATCCTGCAGACTGGTTCTTGTGAGGTCAGTATACTGTAg
- the LOC134646262 gene encoding trace amine-associated receptor 13c-like, whose translation MEIQKGAELCFPQLLNISCRKPTLHFTSLVVNIVLSCISLLTAALNLLVIISVSYFRKLHTPSNILLLSLAVSDFLVGLLLMPAEIIRRMTCWVLGDLMCSVYFFLTVNITCASIGNIVLISVDRYVAICDPLHYPTRLTVAKIKLSVCLCWFYSTFYSSLYMKNVLIEPGRYNSCYGECVFFSSDIAVVVDLVLFFIFPVTVIIVLYMRVFVVAVSQARAMRSHVTAIKLQRSLNQTNKSELKAARTLGILVVVFLSCYCPFYCYSLVDENAVNDLAASFMVFIFYFNSCLNPLMYALFYSWFRNAVKLIITLQIFKDNTCEANIL comes from the exons ATGGAGATACAGAAAGGAGCTGAGCTCTGTTTTCCACAACTCCTCAACATTTCCTGCAGGAAGCCAACACTTCACTTCACTTCATTGGTCGTGAACATTGTGCTGTCCTGCATTTCTCTGCTCACTGCTGCCCTAAACCTTCTCGTGATCATCTCAGTCTCCTACTTCAG GAAGCTTCACACACCCAGTAACATCCTCCTACTCTCTCTGGCTGTCTCAGACTTTCTTGTGGGTCTCTTGCTGATGCCAGCAGAAATCATTAGAAGGATGACTTGCTGGGTACTTGGTGATCTTATGTGTTcggtttatttttttctgactgTAAACATTACCTGTGCTTCAATAGGGAACATAGTTCTTATATCAGTTGACCGTTATGTGGCTATTTGTGACCCTCTGCATTACCCCACCAGACTGACTGTGGCAAAAATCAAActcagtgtttgtctgtgttggtTTTACTCAACTTTCTACAGCAGTCTTTACATGAAGAATGTCCTGATTGAACCAGGCAGGTATAATTCCTGTTATGGAGAGTGTGTATTTTTCAGCAGTGATATTGCTGTAGTTGTTgaccttgttttattttttatttttccagttactGTCATCATAGTTCTGTATATGAGAGTATTTGTGGTGGCTGTGTCTCAGGCTCGTGCCATGCGCTCTCACGTTACAGCAATCAAACTTCAGCGTTCActgaatcaaacaaacaaatctgagTTGAAAGCAGCCAGGACTCTTGGGATTCTGGTAGTTGTGTTTCTGTCATGCTACTGTCCATTTTACTGCTACTCTCTCGTTGATGAAAATGCAGTCAATGATCTAGCAGCATCTTTTATGgtctttatcttttattttaactCTTGTCTAAACCCTTTGATGTATGCCCTGTTTTACTCCTGGTTTAGAAATGCTGTTAAACTTATTATCACGTTGCAGATATTCAAGGATAACACCTGTGAAGCCAACATACTATGA
- the LOC134644539 gene encoding trace amine-associated receptor 13c-like translates to MEMQNGAELCFPQFLNSSCRKPTLHWSKTVILNTVLSSISLITAALNLLVIISVSHFRQLHTPSNIFLLSLAVSDFLVGLLLMPAEIYRKSTCWTLGDFTCSLYTYLNCNIVSASIGSIVLISVDRYVAICDPLTYPARITVPRVRLSICLCWFFAIFYSSFYTKDVLIEPGRYNSCFGECLFIISDIAGTADLVLSFFVPVSVIIVLYMRIFVVAVSQAHAMRSHVTAIKLQPSQNQTNKSELKAARTLGILVVVYLACFCPFYCYSLVEGNVVNASSASFVVLVFYFNSCLNPLIYALLYPWFRNAVKFIVTLKIFQCDSSEVNIQ, encoded by the exons ATGGAAATGCAGAATGGAGCTGAGCTCTGTTTTCCACAGTTCCTTAATAGTTCCTGTAGGAAACCAACACTTCACTGGTCCAAAACGGTGATTCTGAACACTGTGCTTTCATCCATCTCTCTCATCACTGCTGCTCTCAACCTGCTGGTCATCATCTCAGTGTCCCACTTCAG GCAGCTACACACACCCAGTAacatcttcctcctctctctggctGTCTCAGACTTTCTTGTGGGTCTCTTGTTGATGCCGGCAGAAATATATAGGAAATCGACCTGCTGGACACTTGGTGATTTCACGTGTTCTCTTTATACTTATTTGAACTGTAATATTGTCTCAGCTTCAATAGGGAGCATAGTTCTCATATCAGTTGACCGTTATGTGGCTATTTGTGACCCTCTGACTTACCCCGCCAGAATTACTGTGCCTAGAGTCAGACTCAGCATTTGTCTGTGTTggttttttgctattttttacAGCAGCTTCTATACCAAGGATGTACTGATTGAACCAGGCAGGTATAATTCTTGCTTCGGGGAGTGTTTGTTTATCATCAGTGATATTGCAGGCACTGCTGAccttgttttatctttttttgttcCAGTTTCTGTCATCATTGTTCTGTATATGAGAATATTTGTGGTGGCTGTGTCTCAGGCACATGCCATGCGCTCTCATGTTACAGCAATCAAACTTCAGCCTtcacaaaatcaaacaaacaaatctgagCTGAAAGCAGCCAGGACTCTTGGGATTCTTGTAGTTGTGTATTTGGCATGCTTCTGCCCATTTTACTGTTATTCTCTTGTTGAAGGCAATGTGGTCAATGCTTCATCTGCTTCTTTTGTagtccttgtgttttattttaactcCTGTCTTAACCCGTTGATCTACGCCCTGCTTTACCCCTGGTTTAGAAATGCTGTTAAATTCATAGTCACTTTGAAGATATTCCAGTGTGATAGCAGTGAAGTCAACATACAGTAG